One part of the Flavobacterium johnsoniae UW101 genome encodes these proteins:
- the scpA gene encoding methylmalonyl-CoA mutase, protein MIRKDLKHINLQSQQSKTESQKAEDLTKNFTTAEGIELKKNYTEKDIEDLEFIDFGAGFTPNLRGPYATMYVRRPWTIRQYAGFSTAEESNAFYRRNLAAGQKGLSIAFDLPTHRGYDSDHERVVGDVGKAGVAIDSVEDMKVLFDQIPLDEMSVSMTMNGAVLPIMAFYIVAAEEQGVELNKLSGTIQNDILKEFMVRNTYIYPPAPSMKIIADIFEFTSKKMPKFNSISISGYHMQEAGATADIELAYTLADGLEYIRTGLSTGMTIDEFAPRLSFFWAIGMNHFMEIAKMRAGRMIWAKLIQQFNPKSDKSLALRTHCQTSGWSLTEQDPFNNVARTCIEATAAAFGGTQSLHTNALDEAIALPTDFSARIARNTQIYLQEETKITKTVDPWGGSYYVESLTNEILENTWKLIEEVEELGGMTKAIEAGIPKLRIEEAAARKQARIDSGQDIIVGVNKFRLEKEDPLHILDVDNQMVRKQQIERLEEIKAKRDTEKVNLSLEKLIHCAKTGEGNLLEIAIEAARNRATLGEISDALESIFGRFKAQIKSFSGVYSAAIKNDENFEKAKQLADAFAKQEGRRPRIMIAKMGQDGHDRGAKVVATGYADVGFDVDIGPLFQTPAEAAKQAVENDVHILGVSSLAAGHKTLVPQVIEELKKHDREDIMVIVGGVIPAQDYQFLFDAGAAAIFGPGTKISEAAIQILEILID, encoded by the coding sequence ATGATAAGAAAAGACCTTAAACATATTAACCTTCAAAGTCAACAGTCGAAAACCGAAAGCCAAAAGGCTGAAGATTTGACTAAAAACTTCACAACCGCCGAAGGAATCGAACTTAAAAAAAACTATACTGAAAAAGATATAGAAGATTTGGAGTTCATTGATTTTGGAGCCGGCTTTACACCCAATTTACGCGGGCCTTATGCTACGATGTACGTTCGTCGTCCGTGGACGATTCGCCAGTACGCCGGATTTTCAACCGCAGAAGAAAGTAATGCTTTTTACAGAAGAAATCTTGCTGCGGGTCAAAAAGGACTTTCCATCGCTTTTGATTTACCAACACACCGAGGTTACGATTCTGATCATGAAAGAGTTGTTGGTGATGTTGGAAAAGCAGGTGTAGCCATCGATTCTGTTGAAGATATGAAGGTATTATTCGATCAGATTCCGCTAGACGAAATGTCGGTTTCTATGACCATGAACGGTGCTGTTTTACCTATTATGGCCTTTTATATTGTAGCAGCCGAAGAACAAGGTGTCGAACTGAACAAACTTTCAGGAACAATTCAAAATGACATTTTGAAGGAATTCATGGTGCGCAATACGTATATTTATCCACCTGCACCTTCAATGAAAATTATTGCTGATATTTTTGAATTTACGAGCAAAAAAATGCCAAAATTTAATTCTATCTCAATTTCAGGTTATCACATGCAGGAAGCCGGAGCAACAGCTGATATAGAATTAGCGTATACTTTGGCAGATGGCTTAGAATATATTCGAACCGGATTATCAACCGGAATGACAATTGATGAATTTGCTCCTCGCCTTTCTTTCTTTTGGGCAATAGGAATGAATCATTTTATGGAAATTGCCAAAATGAGAGCCGGCCGAATGATTTGGGCAAAACTAATTCAGCAGTTTAATCCAAAAAGTGATAAATCATTAGCATTAAGAACGCACTGTCAAACCAGTGGCTGGAGTTTAACAGAACAAGATCCGTTTAATAATGTAGCCAGAACTTGTATCGAAGCTACTGCAGCCGCATTTGGAGGAACGCAGTCTTTACATACCAATGCACTTGACGAAGCGATTGCTCTGCCAACAGATTTTTCTGCCAGAATTGCACGAAATACGCAGATTTATTTACAGGAAGAAACTAAAATCACTAAAACCGTTGATCCTTGGGGCGGCAGTTATTATGTTGAATCTTTAACAAACGAAATTTTAGAAAATACCTGGAAACTTATTGAAGAAGTTGAGGAACTGGGCGGCATGACAAAAGCAATTGAAGCCGGAATTCCAAAACTTAGAATTGAAGAAGCAGCGGCCCGAAAACAAGCCAGAATCGACAGCGGTCAGGATATTATTGTTGGTGTAAATAAATTTAGATTAGAAAAAGAAGATCCTTTACATATTTTGGATGTTGATAACCAAATGGTGCGTAAACAGCAAATTGAGCGACTTGAAGAAATTAAAGCAAAAAGAGATACTGAAAAAGTAAATCTATCACTGGAAAAATTAATTCATTGTGCCAAAACCGGAGAAGGAAACTTACTAGAGATTGCTATAGAAGCTGCCAGAAACAGAGCTACACTAGGCGAAATCAGCGATGCTCTGGAAAGTATTTTTGGAAGGTTTAAAGCACAGATTAAATCATTTAGCGGTGTGTATAGTGCAGCAATAAAAAACGACGAGAATTTTGAAAAAGCAAAACAGCTGGCTGATGCTTTTGCAAAACAAGAAGGAAGACGACCAAGAATTATGATTGCCAAAATGGGACAAGACGGTCATGACCGCGGTGCAAAAGTGGTAGCAACTGGTTATGCCGATGTGGGTTTTGATGTAGATATAGGTCCGTTATTTCAAACTCCTGCTGAAGCTGCAAAACAAGCTGTAGAGAATGATGTACATATTTTAGGTGTTTCATCTCTTGCAGCCGGACATAAAACATTGGTTCCGCAAGTTATTGAGGAACTTAAGAAACATGATCGTGAAGATATTATGGTGATTGTGGGCGGTGTAATTCCAGCACAGGATTATCAGTTTTTATTTGATGCAGGTGCTGCGGCAATTTTTGGCCCGGGAACTAAAATTAGTGAAGCGGCTATTCAAATACTTGAAATATTAATAGACTAA
- a CDS encoding GNAT family N-acetyltransferase — translation MITLKGDTIYLRALEPEDLEFVYGMENDQSIWEVSNTNTPYSRFLIRQYLENAQQDIYEAKQLRLAICQDQDFPAIGLIDLFEFDPRNNRAGIGIVIQKDENKRQNIGSEALELLIKYSFFNLNLHQLYANISTKNEASIALFTKFGFEKIGIKKDWILLNNQYHDEAIFQLINKNI, via the coding sequence ATGATCACACTCAAAGGCGATACTATTTATCTTCGCGCACTTGAACCGGAAGATTTGGAATTTGTGTATGGAATGGAAAATGACCAGAGCATTTGGGAAGTCAGTAATACCAATACACCTTACAGCCGTTTTTTAATTCGTCAGTATCTTGAAAATGCACAACAGGATATTTATGAAGCAAAACAACTGCGTCTGGCAATTTGTCAAGACCAGGATTTTCCTGCCATTGGATTGATTGATTTGTTTGAATTTGATCCGAGGAATAACAGGGCAGGAATAGGTATTGTGATTCAAAAAGATGAAAACAAAAGGCAAAATATTGGTTCTGAGGCATTAGAACTTTTAATTAAATACTCTTTTTTTAATTTAAATCTGCATCAGCTTTATGCAAATATTAGTACAAAAAATGAAGCAAGTATAGCTCTTTTTACTAAATTTGGTTTCGAGAAAATAGGAATTAAAAAAGACTGGATTTTGCTCAATAACCAATACCATGATGAAGCAATTTTTCAGTTAATCAATAAAAACATTTAA
- the dapF gene encoding diaminopimelate epimerase, translated as MQVEFYKYQGTGNDFVMIDNRSNFFPKEDVKLIERLCDRRFGIGADGLILLENDSETDFRMVYYNSDGNQSSMCGNGGRCLVAFANQLGVINDKTTFIATDGLHHASVGDDSIVSLQMIDVDEVQKNDSYTFLNTGSPHHVQIVDDLEHYNVKENGAAIRYGELYGEKGSNINFVKKVDDGTFSLRTYERGVEDETLACGTGATAVAIAMNAIGQTDKTSINLNVEGGKLVVSFDKLGDHFTNVFLTGPAKFVFKGIIEI; from the coding sequence ATGCAAGTAGAATTTTATAAATATCAAGGTACAGGCAACGATTTTGTAATGATCGATAACAGATCTAATTTCTTCCCAAAAGAAGATGTAAAACTAATTGAACGCCTGTGCGACAGACGTTTCGGAATTGGAGCTGATGGACTTATTTTGTTAGAAAATGATTCTGAAACCGACTTTAGAATGGTATACTATAATTCAGATGGAAACCAAAGTTCGATGTGCGGAAATGGCGGACGCTGCCTTGTAGCTTTTGCAAATCAATTAGGAGTTATTAATGACAAAACGACATTTATTGCTACTGACGGATTGCACCATGCATCAGTTGGTGATGATTCGATTGTTTCACTGCAAATGATCGATGTTGATGAAGTACAAAAAAATGATTCTTATACTTTTTTAAATACAGGATCACCGCATCATGTACAAATTGTAGATGATTTAGAACATTATAATGTAAAAGAAAACGGTGCTGCAATTCGTTACGGTGAACTATATGGAGAAAAAGGAAGCAACATTAATTTTGTAAAAAAAGTAGATGACGGCACTTTTTCACTTCGTACTTACGAAAGAGGTGTTGAAGACGAAACTTTAGCCTGCGGAACCGGAGCAACAGCAGTTGCAATTGCAATGAATGCAATTGGACAGACTGATAAAACTTCGATTAATTTAAATGTTGAAGGAGGAAAACTTGTAGTTTCTTTTGATAAATTAGGAGATCATTTTACAAACGTCTTTTTGACAGGTCCTGCTAAATTTGTTTTCAAAGGAATTATAGAAATCTAA
- a CDS encoding trypsin-like peptidase domain-containing protein: protein MKKFSTLFLVSLLSGATTLGAYKLLFDSSDSFFGKGNSVVTLAPNSYGRTVGLPGEAVDFTEAADKTIHTVVHVKNVSRRTVSNPMMEFFYGYGGQQQQEQVGTGSGVIISEDGYIVTNNHVIKDATEIEITLNNKKSYKAKLVGTDSKMDIALLKINADEKLPYTAFANSDSVKIGEWVLAVGNPYNLTSTVTAGIVSAKARNLDQSGIQSFIQTDAAVNPGNSGGALVNTRGELIGINTMISSMTGSYVGYSFAVPSNIARKIIEDIMEYGNVQRGILGVEGGELNSTASKELGITETQGFYINKVSKNSGAEKAGLAKGDIIVKLDEQNISTFADLSGYINTKRPNDVVKVTYIKDGKTKTVPVTLSKNEFFSTEFKGIELENIDAADKKKFRIDYGVKIKNITNENLMQYQNELQGNIILSIDNVKATNVETVSKLLNKKDEGQSIRIEMINKNGEIFRIII from the coding sequence ATGAAAAAATTTTCAACCTTATTTTTAGTTTCACTACTAAGCGGTGCTACTACCCTTGGTGCTTACAAGTTATTATTTGACAGCAGTGATTCTTTTTTTGGAAAAGGAAATTCTGTTGTTACCCTTGCTCCTAATTCATACGGAAGAACGGTTGGATTACCTGGCGAAGCTGTTGATTTTACTGAAGCGGCAGACAAAACAATTCACACGGTTGTTCACGTAAAAAATGTTTCCCGAAGAACTGTCAGCAACCCAATGATGGAATTTTTCTATGGATACGGCGGACAGCAGCAACAAGAACAGGTAGGAACCGGATCTGGTGTTATTATTTCTGAAGATGGATATATTGTAACAAATAATCATGTTATTAAAGATGCCACCGAAATTGAAATAACACTAAATAACAAAAAATCTTATAAAGCAAAATTAGTCGGCACCGATTCTAAAATGGATATCGCATTATTAAAAATTAATGCTGATGAGAAGTTACCTTATACTGCTTTTGCCAATTCTGATTCTGTAAAAATTGGCGAATGGGTTTTAGCAGTTGGAAATCCGTATAACTTAACGTCGACAGTTACTGCCGGAATTGTTTCGGCGAAAGCCAGAAATTTAGACCAAAGCGGTATTCAGTCTTTTATTCAAACTGACGCTGCTGTAAATCCTGGAAACTCTGGAGGTGCATTAGTAAACACAAGAGGAGAATTAATTGGAATTAATACTATGATTTCGTCTATGACAGGATCGTATGTTGGGTACTCATTTGCAGTTCCTTCAAACATTGCCAGAAAAATTATTGAGGACATTATGGAATATGGAAATGTTCAAAGAGGTATTCTAGGTGTTGAAGGAGGCGAATTAAACAGTACGGCTTCAAAAGAATTAGGAATTACTGAGACTCAAGGTTTCTACATTAACAAAGTTTCTAAAAATTCTGGTGCCGAAAAAGCGGGATTGGCAAAAGGTGATATTATTGTAAAATTAGATGAGCAAAACATTTCGACTTTTGCTGATTTATCTGGTTACATTAATACAAAACGTCCGAATGATGTCGTAAAAGTAACTTACATTAAAGACGGAAAAACTAAAACTGTTCCGGTTACTTTAAGCAAAAATGAATTCTTTAGTACTGAATTTAAAGGTATTGAATTAGAAAACATTGATGCTGCTGATAAAAAGAAATTCAGAATTGATTATGGTGTAAAGATCAAAAACATCACAAATGAGAATTTAATGCAGTATCAAAATGAATTACAAGGAAATATCATCTTGAGCATAGATAACGTAAAAGCTACAAACGTTGAAACTGTTTCTAAATTATTGAACAAAAAGGACGAAGGACAAAGTATTCGTATCGAAATGATCAATAAAAACGGAGAAATATTTAGAATCATTATTTAG
- a CDS encoding glyceraldehyde-3-phosphate dehydrogenase produces MSKKTLYQKEVSLQVDRRRAGVELIKVISDLWYDKSIEMVLFKNQLLDKNVSDIINLHQYAGEFVGKPITIFDSVEIAKVVLSLDLPPAKIDLGKLTYEYRLEDEKYPDARYFVIEKLKKSKSSKEIQPKDVVLYGFGRIGRLLARELMSKTGKGNQLRLRAIVTRDKNDATSLEKRASLLRYDSIHGDFQGSVTADSKNNALIINGTTVHVITSNSPEEIDYTEYGINDALVIDNTGAFTTQEALKRHLKSNGVNKVLLTAPGKGVPNIVHGVNHNEYDPDENDIFSAASCTTNAITPVLKVIEETLGVVKGHLETIHAYTNDQNLVDNMHRKYRRGRAAALNMVITETGAGSAVAKALPSLEGKLTSNAIRVPVPNGSLVVLNLEVKKATSIAGINKIMKKYALEGELVEQIKYSLNNELVSSDIVGTSAPSIYDSNATIVSKDGKNIVLYIWYDNEYGYSHQVIRLAKYIAKVRRYTYY; encoded by the coding sequence ATGAGCAAAAAAACTTTATACCAAAAAGAGGTATCATTACAGGTCGACCGAAGAAGAGCTGGTGTCGAATTAATCAAAGTGATAAGTGATTTATGGTATGACAAGTCCATCGAAATGGTTTTATTTAAAAATCAATTATTGGATAAAAATGTCAGCGACATTATCAATCTTCATCAATATGCCGGTGAATTTGTGGGCAAACCTATTACAATTTTCGATTCGGTCGAAATCGCAAAAGTTGTTTTATCATTAGATCTTCCGCCTGCTAAAATAGATCTGGGTAAATTAACTTATGAATACCGACTTGAAGATGAAAAATATCCAGACGCAAGATATTTTGTTATCGAAAAATTAAAAAAGTCAAAATCTTCAAAAGAAATTCAACCTAAAGATGTTGTTCTCTACGGTTTTGGAAGAATAGGACGTTTATTGGCAAGAGAATTAATGTCTAAAACCGGAAAAGGAAATCAATTGCGTTTGAGAGCTATTGTTACCCGAGATAAAAACGACGCAACAAGTTTAGAAAAACGAGCTTCGTTATTGCGTTATGATTCTATTCATGGCGATTTTCAAGGTTCTGTAACTGCTGATTCTAAAAACAATGCTTTAATAATAAATGGAACAACAGTTCATGTTATTACTTCAAATTCTCCAGAAGAAATCGATTATACTGAATATGGAATCAATGATGCATTAGTAATCGATAATACTGGAGCTTTTACAACCCAAGAAGCATTAAAAAGACATTTGAAATCTAATGGAGTAAATAAAGTTTTATTAACAGCACCAGGAAAAGGAGTTCCAAATATTGTTCATGGTGTAAATCATAACGAATACGATCCAGATGAAAATGATATTTTTTCTGCGGCTTCCTGCACAACAAACGCTATTACACCAGTTTTAAAAGTTATTGAGGAAACTTTAGGAGTTGTAAAAGGGCATTTAGAAACGATTCACGCTTATACAAACGATCAAAATCTGGTCGATAATATGCATAGAAAATACCGTCGCGGAAGAGCTGCTGCCTTAAACATGGTTATTACTGAAACAGGCGCTGGAAGTGCTGTCGCAAAAGCTTTACCGTCTTTAGAAGGAAAACTAACTTCTAATGCTATCAGAGTTCCTGTACCTAATGGTTCTTTAGTGGTTTTAAATTTAGAGGTTAAAAAAGCAACATCAATTGCTGGGATCAACAAAATCATGAAAAAATATGCTCTTGAAGGAGAACTTGTAGAGCAGATAAAATATTCATTGAATAATGAATTAGTTTCATCTGATATTGTTGGAACTTCGGCTCCTTCTATTTATGACAGCAATGCTACTATTGTTTCAAAAGATGGAAAAAATATTGTACTTTATATTTGGTACGACAATGAATATGGCTACAGTCACCAAGTTATTCGTTTAGCAAAATATATTGCTAAAGTAAGACGTTATACTTATTATTAA
- a CDS encoding Lrp/AsnC family transcriptional regulator: protein MALDEIDKKILRLLQEDAHYTLKDIANKINLSLTPVHDRVKRLEKDGIIEKYVTLLDKKKLGNNLTVYCQVTLTKQTYDTSEGFNQSILNLPEVVECNYVSGNFDYMLKIIIPDMESYHHFHQKKLSVLPEVSLINTVFVISEVKSTTVLPI, encoded by the coding sequence ATGGCTTTAGATGAAATTGACAAAAAAATCTTACGTCTTTTACAGGAGGACGCACACTACACTTTAAAAGACATTGCAAACAAAATAAATTTGTCTTTGACACCAGTTCATGATCGAGTGAAACGCCTTGAAAAAGATGGTATTATCGAAAAATATGTGACGCTTTTAGACAAGAAAAAACTTGGAAATAATTTGACAGTTTATTGCCAGGTTACGCTGACAAAACAAACTTATGATACATCAGAAGGATTTAATCAGTCGATTTTGAATCTCCCTGAAGTTGTAGAATGTAATTATGTTTCAGGAAATTTCGATTATATGTTGAAAATTATAATTCCTGACATGGAAAGTTACCATCATTTTCATCAAAAAAAATTATCAGTTCTGCCTGAGGTCTCTTTAATAAATACTGTTTTTGTTATTTCAGAAGTAAAGAGTACAACAGTGCTTCCTATTTAA
- the ald gene encoding alanine dehydrogenase produces MIIGVPKEIKNNENRVALTPAGVSEMKKHGHTVYVQSTAGLGSGFADAEYAEAGAVVLPTIEEVYAIAKMIIKVKEPIASEYPLIKKDQLLFTYFHFASSEELTHAMLERGAVCLAYETVEKTDRSLPLLVPMSEVAGRMAIQQGAKYLEKPLKGRGILLGGVPGVPPAKVLVLGGGIVGTQAAKMAAGLGAQVTIMDLSLPRLRQLDDIMPANVNTEMSNHYNITRAIKDADLIVGAVLIPGAKAPHLITRDMLKLMRPGTVVVDVAVDQGGCIETCTPTTHENPTFIIDDIVHYCVANMPGAVPYTSTLALTNATLPYAVQLANKGWEKACAENEELKKGLNVANGKILYKGVAEAWNLPFNEEIVLANA; encoded by the coding sequence ATGATAATAGGTGTTCCTAAAGAAATAAAAAATAACGAAAACAGAGTTGCCTTAACTCCTGCAGGTGTATCTGAAATGAAAAAACATGGACATACAGTTTATGTTCAATCTACTGCTGGTTTAGGAAGTGGTTTTGCTGACGCAGAATATGCTGAAGCTGGTGCAGTTGTCTTACCAACTATTGAAGAAGTTTATGCTATTGCAAAAATGATCATAAAAGTAAAAGAGCCAATTGCTTCTGAATATCCATTGATCAAAAAAGATCAATTACTATTCACTTATTTCCACTTTGCATCTTCAGAAGAATTAACTCATGCAATGTTAGAAAGAGGAGCTGTTTGTTTAGCTTACGAAACTGTAGAGAAAACAGACAGAAGCTTACCTCTATTAGTTCCAATGTCTGAAGTTGCCGGTCGTATGGCAATTCAACAAGGAGCGAAATACCTTGAAAAACCATTAAAAGGAAGAGGAATTCTTTTAGGAGGTGTACCTGGTGTTCCGCCTGCAAAAGTATTAGTTCTAGGTGGAGGAATCGTAGGAACTCAAGCTGCTAAAATGGCTGCTGGATTAGGTGCGCAAGTTACTATCATGGATTTAAGTTTACCACGTTTACGTCAATTAGATGACATTATGCCTGCGAACGTAAATACAGAAATGTCTAACCACTATAATATCACAAGAGCAATTAAAGATGCTGACTTAATTGTTGGAGCTGTTTTAATTCCGGGAGCAAAAGCACCTCACTTAATTACTCGCGATATGCTTAAATTAATGCGTCCAGGAACTGTTGTTGTTGACGTTGCTGTAGATCAAGGTGGATGTATTGAAACTTGTACTCCTACAACTCACGAAAACCCAACTTTCATTATCGATGATATCGTTCACTACTGTGTAGCTAATATGCCAGGAGCTGTTCCTTACACTTCTACATTAGCTTTAACAAACGCAACTTTACCATATGCTGTTCAATTAGCAAACAAAGGGTGGGAAAAAGCATGTGCTGAAAATGAAGAATTGAAAAAAGGATTAAACGTAGCTAATGGAAAAATCCTTTATAAAGGAGTTGCAGAAGCTTGGA